One Paenibacillus crassostreae DNA segment encodes these proteins:
- a CDS encoding DUF948 domain-containing protein — protein MIEISVVVIAVAFAILVVFLIKTLKAATKSLEKTTQTLQEVQKTIEELGYEVKQTVRQANGITVDLQTKMKQMDPVMESVHNLGEVLSEVTFAAKQLSSTVMEKMKKPKTNASSNLSNVPLSKAEQRTVQSYAALNKAKDSKDPNWVKYVDVAAGIWQKFRR, from the coding sequence ATGATCGAAATTAGTGTAGTTGTTATAGCGGTTGCTTTTGCTATACTTGTTGTTTTTTTAATAAAAACGCTAAAGGCAGCAACGAAATCATTAGAGAAGACAACGCAGACTTTACAGGAAGTTCAGAAGACGATTGAAGAATTAGGTTATGAAGTGAAACAAACCGTCAGACAAGCGAATGGAATTACTGTAGACCTACAGACAAAGATGAAGCAAATGGATCCCGTGATGGAATCTGTACATAATCTTGGTGAGGTGTTAAGTGAAGTGACGTTCGCGGCTAAGCAACTATCTAGCACAGTAATGGAGAAAATGAAAAAGCCCAAAACCAACGCTTCATCCAACCTTTCTAATGTGCCACTAAGCAAAGCTGAACAACGGACAGTGCAATCTTATGCAGCATTAAATAAGGCAAAGGATTCTAAAGATCCAAATTGGGTGAAATATGTTGATGTCGCTGCTGGAATATGGCAGAAATTTCGTCGCTAA
- a CDS encoding fused response regulator/phosphatase, with translation MTILIVDDNPTNVIIIREILKKENYLDICSSTSAKCMFEILGIDNHPNQVVPNKSNIDLILLDMMMPEMDGIEACRVIQHYSHLRDIPIIMVTAVGDSKKLAEALDSGAVDYVTKPINKVELMARIRLALRLKKENDWHKERDQRIQEELRIAALVQNAVLTSPIEDDLFEVHALYKPSAVLAGDLYAWYQLRDGRYGIIVLDMMGHGISSSLVCMFIASVLKDTITTYVEPEKVIQELNRRLYQLYIENELIQYYFTAIYLVVDTRKKRVDYVNAGHPPALFFQGNESAVMLHQVCYPVGLFDTIEVQQKSFNYDGDSHIALYTDGLMEIVAGDYDAQMAYLISYFEGNHEWDEGMMQQAFFNIELQQVRDDDKCLVWISLKEGGSPE, from the coding sequence ATGACTATATTAATTGTTGATGATAATCCTACAAATGTCATCATTATACGAGAGATATTAAAGAAAGAGAATTATCTCGATATCTGCTCTTCGACTTCTGCAAAATGCATGTTTGAGATTCTTGGAATTGATAATCATCCTAATCAAGTCGTACCTAATAAGTCTAATATTGATCTCATTCTCTTAGACATGATGATGCCTGAAATGGATGGTATTGAAGCATGTCGTGTAATCCAGCATTATTCACATCTTAGGGATATCCCGATTATCATGGTCACTGCCGTAGGGGATTCTAAGAAACTTGCTGAAGCATTGGATAGTGGAGCAGTGGATTATGTTACGAAACCGATTAATAAAGTTGAACTCATGGCCAGAATTCGGCTTGCATTGCGATTAAAGAAGGAGAACGATTGGCATAAGGAACGAGATCAGAGAATTCAGGAGGAACTCAGAATAGCTGCTTTGGTTCAGAATGCAGTCCTTACTTCTCCCATTGAAGATGATTTATTTGAAGTGCATGCGCTTTATAAACCCTCAGCAGTATTAGCTGGTGATCTGTACGCATGGTATCAGCTAAGGGATGGACGCTATGGGATCATTGTGCTTGATATGATGGGACATGGAATTTCATCTTCCTTAGTCTGTATGTTCATTGCCTCGGTATTAAAAGATACGATTACTACTTATGTGGAGCCAGAGAAGGTCATTCAAGAACTGAATAGGAGATTATATCAGTTATATATTGAGAATGAACTTATACAGTATTACTTCACAGCGATATATTTAGTCGTAGATACACGGAAAAAGAGGGTTGACTATGTTAATGCTGGCCATCCACCTGCACTTTTTTTTCAGGGCAATGAAAGTGCAGTGATGCTACATCAAGTGTGCTACCCAGTAGGGCTATTCGATACTATCGAAGTTCAACAGAAGAGCTTTAATTATGATGGTGATAGTCATATTGCCTTATATACAGACGGCCTGATGGAAATTGTCGCAGGTGATTATGACGCCCAAATGGCTTATTTAATCAGCTATTTTGAAGGTAATCATGAATGGGATGAAGGGATGATGCAACAGGCATTTTTTAATATCGAACTACAGCAAGT